A stretch of Paenibacillus sp. URB8-2 DNA encodes these proteins:
- the yicI gene encoding alpha-xylosidase, protein MKFTNGNWLIREGITLDSAVYTYDVERAGDELTAYISTVPISGRGNMIDAALLTVKIHSPLPGVIGVKLVHYDGAPERGPAFALNEGAGGHVTIEENGKQAMLTSGGLTAVIRKGAEWALDFYREGKRLTGSRTRSMAHVRAPEGRTFMREELDLGVGEWVYGLGERFTSFVKNGQTVDIWNEDGGTSSEQAYKNIPFYLTNKGYGVFVNHPERVSFEIASEKVKKVQFSVPGERLHYFIIDGPSPKEVLSKYTELTGRPALPPAWSFGLWLSTSFTTNYDEQTVNAFVDGMAERDLPLHVFHFDCFWMREFQWTDFRWDERVFPDPAGMLKRLKDKGLKICVWINPYIGQRSRLFAEGKAKGYLVQKAAGGIWQWNHWQPGMALVDFTNPEARRWYAGYLRELVDMGVDSFKTDFGERIPTDVVYHDGSDPYKMHNYYTYLYNEVVFGVLQEKLGKNHAAVFARSATAGGQKFPVHWGGDCYADYESMAESLRGGLSLGLSGFGFWSHDIGGFENTAPAHVFKRWLAFGLLSSHSRLHGSSSYRVPWAYDEEAVEVARFFTRLKCRLMPYLYDAACQAAENGWPCMRAMLLEFPDDPACEMLDRQYMLGGSLLAAPVFDESGEVKYYLPEGSWTSLLTGETVQGGSWRRERHSFLSLPLFVRPNTLLAEGRTDHRPDYEYADGVTLGLYSLEDGASASATVRSLSGLPELRVTASREGSKIIVDAEGSGKPFSLELHGLGTIASVRGAERTGETAVAIAAGAEAVSFRLTLA, encoded by the coding sequence ATGAAATTTACCAACGGAAACTGGCTCATTCGCGAAGGCATTACTTTGGACAGCGCGGTGTATACCTACGATGTAGAGCGGGCGGGAGACGAGCTGACCGCTTATATTTCCACTGTGCCTATCAGCGGACGCGGCAATATGATCGATGCGGCGCTGCTCACCGTCAAGATCCATTCTCCCCTGCCCGGCGTTATCGGCGTCAAGCTGGTTCATTACGACGGTGCTCCGGAGAGGGGGCCGGCATTCGCCCTTAACGAAGGAGCGGGCGGACATGTGACGATAGAGGAGAACGGGAAGCAGGCGATGCTGACAAGCGGCGGGCTGACCGCCGTCATCCGCAAGGGGGCGGAGTGGGCGCTCGATTTCTATCGCGAAGGGAAGCGGCTGACAGGCAGCCGCACCCGGTCAATGGCGCATGTGAGAGCCCCGGAAGGACGAACCTTTATGCGCGAGGAGCTGGACCTTGGCGTCGGCGAGTGGGTATACGGCCTGGGCGAGCGGTTCACCTCTTTTGTGAAGAACGGACAGACGGTGGATATTTGGAATGAAGATGGAGGGACCAGTTCGGAGCAGGCGTACAAGAACATCCCCTTTTATCTGACGAACAAAGGCTACGGCGTATTCGTCAATCATCCGGAGCGCGTATCGTTTGAAATCGCCTCGGAAAAAGTGAAAAAGGTCCAGTTCAGCGTTCCTGGCGAGCGCCTGCACTATTTTATCATCGACGGCCCGTCGCCGAAGGAGGTTCTGAGCAAATACACGGAGCTGACCGGCAGACCGGCGCTGCCTCCGGCATGGTCGTTCGGGCTATGGCTGTCGACTTCTTTTACGACCAATTACGATGAACAGACGGTGAACGCGTTCGTGGACGGGATGGCCGAGCGCGATCTGCCGCTGCATGTCTTCCATTTCGACTGCTTCTGGATGCGCGAATTTCAGTGGACCGACTTCCGGTGGGACGAGCGGGTATTCCCCGATCCGGCGGGCATGCTGAAGCGTCTGAAGGACAAGGGACTCAAAATCTGCGTCTGGATCAACCCGTACATCGGGCAGCGTTCCCGTCTGTTCGCCGAGGGCAAAGCGAAGGGCTATCTGGTCCAAAAAGCGGCCGGCGGCATCTGGCAGTGGAACCATTGGCAGCCGGGCATGGCTCTGGTCGATTTTACGAATCCCGAAGCGCGCCGGTGGTATGCAGGCTATCTGCGGGAGCTGGTCGATATGGGCGTTGACAGCTTCAAGACCGACTTCGGCGAGCGCATCCCGACCGATGTCGTCTATCATGACGGCTCCGATCCGTACAAAATGCACAACTACTACACCTACTTGTACAATGAGGTCGTCTTCGGGGTTCTTCAGGAGAAGCTCGGCAAAAATCACGCGGCGGTCTTCGCCCGTTCCGCCACGGCAGGGGGGCAGAAATTCCCCGTGCACTGGGGCGGCGACTGCTACGCCGACTACGAGTCGATGGCCGAATCCCTGCGCGGCGGCCTGTCGCTCGGCCTGTCCGGCTTCGGCTTCTGGAGCCACGATATCGGCGGCTTCGAGAACACGGCCCCTGCGCATGTGTTCAAGCGCTGGCTCGCTTTCGGCCTGCTCTCCAGCCACAGCCGGCTGCACGGCAGCAGCTCGTACCGCGTGCCGTGGGCTTACGACGAGGAGGCCGTCGAGGTGGCCCGTTTCTTCACCAGGCTGAAATGCCGCCTGATGCCGTATCTGTACGATGCGGCATGTCAGGCGGCGGAGAACGGCTGGCCTTGCATGCGGGCGATGCTGCTGGAATTCCCGGACGACCCCGCCTGCGAAATGCTGGACCGCCAATATATGCTCGGCGGTTCGCTGCTGGCCGCCCCGGTCTTCGACGAGTCGGGCGAAGTCAAATACTATCTGCCGGAAGGCAGCTGGACCTCTCTCCTGACCGGCGAGACGGTGCAGGGCGGTTCCTGGCGCAGGGAGCGGCATAGCTTCCTGAGTCTGCCGCTGTTCGTCCGGCCGAATACGCTGCTCGCAGAGGGCCGGACCGATCACCGTCCGGATTACGAGTATGCGGACGGCGTGACGCTGGGTCTTTACTCGCTGGAAGACGGGGCTTCGGCCTCCGCCACCGTGCGATCCTTAAGCGGCTTGCCGGAGCTGCGCGTCACCGCGAGCCGTGAGGGCAGCAAGATCATCGTGGATGCCGAAGGCAGCGGCAAGCCGTTCAGCCTGGAGCTGCACGGCCTCGGAACGATTGCCTCGGTGCGAGGGGCGGAACGGACCGGCG
- a CDS encoding helix-turn-helix transcriptional regulator has translation MDRTSQRMLKEDRVHGSPLFPVAVYWMELPGGARVLDAHWHEEAEFFMLLEGEILFQTGAERFTVNAGEAIFIDPGEIHAAYPLGGEPCRFCALVFHPEFLASAQYDTVQQLAVSPFREKRLTFPRKLTPGIDWHRELLAQLRRMTDAWSGEMPGLECFVKASLLLMLSLIAPEGRGAVRSTDNAEADKVNRLKIAIEHIQDSYREQIRIRRLAELTHMSEGQFCRFFKAMTRKTPVDYINSYRISRAAGLLQSTKRQISDIALDVGFDNVSYFIKVFRRTMNCTPTEFRAGGGPPHGLG, from the coding sequence ATGGATCGAACCTCCCAGCGGATGCTAAAAGAAGACCGGGTTCACGGCAGCCCCCTGTTTCCGGTTGCGGTTTACTGGATGGAGCTTCCGGGCGGCGCCCGTGTGCTCGATGCCCATTGGCATGAAGAGGCGGAATTTTTCATGCTGCTTGAAGGAGAGATTCTGTTCCAGACCGGAGCAGAACGCTTTACGGTGAACGCCGGCGAGGCTATCTTTATCGATCCCGGCGAGATTCATGCTGCCTATCCGCTCGGCGGGGAGCCCTGCCGGTTCTGCGCGCTCGTATTCCATCCGGAGTTTCTCGCCAGCGCGCAGTATGACACCGTTCAGCAGCTTGCCGTCTCACCTTTCCGGGAGAAGCGCCTGACGTTTCCGCGCAAGCTGACGCCGGGTATCGATTGGCACCGGGAGCTGCTTGCTCAATTGCGGCGCATGACGGACGCCTGGAGCGGAGAAATGCCCGGCCTGGAGTGCTTCGTCAAGGCCTCCCTCCTGCTGATGCTGTCTCTGATCGCGCCGGAAGGACGCGGTGCGGTCCGCAGCACGGACAATGCCGAAGCCGACAAGGTGAACCGGTTGAAAATAGCGATCGAGCATATTCAGGACAGCTACCGCGAACAGATCCGCATCCGGCGGTTGGCGGAGCTGACCCATATGAGCGAAGGGCAATTTTGCCGGTTCTTCAAGGCCATGACACGAAAGACGCCTGTCGACTATATCAACTCCTACCGGATTTCAAGAGCAGCCGGCCTGCTTCAATCAACCAAGCGCCAAATATCCGACATCGCGCTCGACGTCGGTTTTGATAATGTCAGCTATTTTATAAAAGTGTTCCGCCGAACGATGAACTGCACCCCCACAGAGTTCAGAGCAGGCGGAGGACCGCCGCACGGCTTGGGCTAA